The nucleotide sequence ATGCAGCCAAGCGCAATAGACATTTTTCTTGCGCTTGGCTGATAAAACAGGAGAAAAAAATGGAACTCACACAAAAGACCTGTAAAGAATTTGCAGAAATCCTCGCATCAAAACAAGCCGTCCCCGGAGGCGGCGGAGCAGCAGCCCTTACGGGAGCACTCGGAGTCGCCCTTGCAAGCATGGTTGCAAACTTTTCAATAGGTAAGAAGAAATTCATCGGCGTAGAAGAAAAACACAAAGAAATACTAGAGCGGGGAGAAGAACTTAGAGAAAGGCTCCTTAGCCTAATAGACGAAGACGCCGAAAACTTCTTTCCGCTTTCCGAAGCCTATGGAATAAAAGCCGAAACAGATGAGGAAAAAGAAGCAAAACAGAAAAAACTTCAAAGCGCACTCAAAGTAGCCTGTAGCGCGCCCGTAAAGATGGTCGAGGCCATATACGAGTCCATACTTGTCCACCAGGAGCTTGTTGACATTTCTTCTAAGATAATAATAAGCGATGTTGGAGTGGGTGTTCAGTGCCTAAAGGCAGCGCTCTATGGAGCGCAATTGAACGTGATGATAAACGTAAACTCCATAAATGATGAGGAATATGCCGCAGAAACAAGGAAGCATATAGATGCGATTGTAGAAGTGGGAGCGAAAGTGGCAGACGAGGTCTATGAAAAAGTATTGAAGACAATGAATAGATAGGAGTCTCAAATGGGAATAGTAATAAAAGGTAAGGCAGTAGCCGATGCGATTATCGAATCGATTATAGAAGATGTGAAAGAAATAAAGAAAAAAGGGGTCGAGCCGAAGCTTGCGATCGTTAGAGTGGGTGTTGAACACAGCGATTTGGCATATGAAAGAGGCGCTCTGAATAGTATGGCGAAATGCGGAATTGAAGTTGAAGTTATCTCCTTTCCTGCTGATATTTCACAGGAATATTTCATTGATAGATTTAAGGAAATAAACGGAGACAGAAATGTCCATGGAATATTGGTGTTTAGGCCTATGCCTAAACACCTTGATGAGAACGTGATCAAATATATAATATCGCCTGAAAAGGACGTCGACAGTTTATCACCTGTAAATGTCGCAAAGGTCACTGAAGGTGATGATACGGGGTTTCCACCTGCAACTCCTACCGCCGTCATGGAGATGCTTAGGTATTACGGCGTAGACCTGAGCGGAAAGCATGCAGTGGTAGTTGGAAGGTCGATGGTTGTCGGGAAACCCGTGTCTATGCTTTTGCTTAAAGAGAATGCGACGGTAACTATTTGCCATTCCCGCACATCAAATTTGTCCGAAATATGCAGAAGTGCGGACGTTTTGGTGGCTGCGGTTGGAAAAGCAAAGATGATAGACGATTCCTATGTTAAGAACGGAGCTGTTATAATCGATGTTGGAA is from Peptostreptococcaceae bacterium and encodes:
- a CDS encoding cyclodeaminase/cyclohydrolase family protein, which produces MELTQKTCKEFAEILASKQAVPGGGGAAALTGALGVALASMVANFSIGKKKFIGVEEKHKEILERGEELRERLLSLIDEDAENFFPLSEAYGIKAETDEEKEAKQKKLQSALKVACSAPVKMVEAIYESILVHQELVDISSKIIISDVGVGVQCLKAALYGAQLNVMINVNSINDEEYAAETRKHIDAIVEVGAKVADEVYEKVLKTMNR
- a CDS encoding bifunctional 5,10-methylene-tetrahydrofolate dehydrogenase/5,10-methylene-tetrahydrofolate cyclohydrolase, with protein sequence MGIVIKGKAVADAIIESIIEDVKEIKKKGVEPKLAIVRVGVEHSDLAYERGALNSMAKCGIEVEVISFPADISQEYFIDRFKEINGDRNVHGILVFRPMPKHLDENVIKYIISPEKDVDSLSPVNVAKVTEGDDTGFPPATPTAVMEMLRYYGVDLSGKHAVVVGRSMVVGKPVSMLLLKENATVTICHSRTSNLSEICRSADVLVAAVGKAKMIDDSYVKNGAVIIDVGINMDEDGNMCGDVDFESSIDKASMITPVPAGVGSVTTSVLAKHVIKACKIQTGM